A window of Gemmatimonas sp. genomic DNA:
TGCTGGACGTCGTCGGCACCGCCTGGATCAACGCCGTTCGCATGACGGTCATTCCGCTGGTGGTGCCGCTGCTGATTGTGGGCGTGGCGGGTGGCGGCGATACGAGCATGACGGGCCGCGTCGGGGCCAAGGCCTTCGGCTGGATGCTGGGACTCGCGATTGCTTGCGCGATTTTCACGGTCGTCGTGGCGCCCCCGTGGTTCAGTACGCTGTCGCTCGACTCCGAGGCCACCGCGCGCCTGCGCGCGACGGCGTCGATCGATATTCCGCCCGTCGATGCGCTCTCGCTGCGCACGTGGATCCTTGGATTGATTCCGCTCAATCCGATCAAGGCCGCTGCCGACGGCACGCTGCTACCCGTCGTGTTGTTCACGCTGTTGTACGCGTTTGCACTTGGCAAAGTGAGCGACGGACCGCGAGCGGCGCAGCTGGCATTCTTTCGTGGTATGGCCGACACCATGCTCGTGGTCGTGCGCTGGATGCTGGCGATCGCACCGATCGGCATTCTGGCGTTGGCGACGGTGTTGGGTCAGAAGCTCGGCACGTCGGTACTCGGCGCCATCGGCTTCTACTTCATGGTGGTGATTGTCCTGCACCTTATCGCGACGGCCGCATTGTACGGGGTGATGGGCGTGAGTCGCCGCGTGCCCCTGCGCGATTTCGTGCGTGCGCTGATTCCGTCGCAGGTGGTCGGCATGGGCACGCGCAGTTCACTGGCGTCGTTGCCGGCAATGGTGAAAGGCGCCACTGACGTGCTGCACCTACCGGCCACCGCCACCGGCTTCGTGCTGCCGTTGTGTGCGTCGGTGTTCAAACTCACCAGTGCGATCTACTGGGTGGTTGGCGCCTTGTTCGTGGCCAAGCTGTATGGCATCGACCTGCCCTTCTCGAGCATCGCGCTGGTGGCCGCGAGTAGTGTCGTGTTGAACTTCAGTACGCCCGGCATCCCCAGCGGTGGCATGCTATTGCAGGTACCGCTCTACACCAGCATCGGCCTGCCGGTCGAAGGCATCGGCATCCTGATTGCGCTCGACACGCTGCCCGACATGTTCAAGACCCTGCTGAACGTGACCGCTGATATGCTCGTGGCCGTGATGACGGTGCCGGCGGGGGAGCTTTCGGCGAGGGCGGAGTCGCTCGTGAGTTTGTGAACTGATCACACAGAGCAAAAGGGCAAAAGAGAAAAAGAGAAAAGCGAGCTTGAGGCAACGGGCCTCTTTGTCTCCTTTTCTCCTTGTCTCTGTGTGATCAGTTCAACGATCTAGCCGAAGCACGAGCCACCGACGCTACGCCGCGAGAATCGGCAGTCGTCGACTCGGTGCCGTGCGCATGCTGCGCTCGATCACGCCACCGCCCAGCACGATGTCGCCGTCGTAAATCACGAGAGACTGGCCTGGTGATATCGCGTGCACCGGTTCTTCGAGCGCGAGCTCAATCGCCTCGCCGGACAACCG
This region includes:
- a CDS encoding dicarboxylate/amino acid:cation symporter, whose translation is MSAAPAPASTSRRNPLRSQAVQVTLGLLLGLAFGMWLSHEASPSAFTRGVIGVLDVVGTAWINAVRMTVIPLVVPLLIVGVAGGGDTSMTGRVGAKAFGWMLGLAIACAIFTVVVAPPWFSTLSLDSEATARLRATASIDIPPVDALSLRTWILGLIPLNPIKAAADGTLLPVVLFTLLYAFALGKVSDGPRAAQLAFFRGMADTMLVVVRWMLAIAPIGILALATVLGQKLGTSVLGAIGFYFMVVIVLHLIATAALYGVMGVSRRVPLRDFVRALIPSQVVGMGTRSSLASLPAMVKGATDVLHLPATATGFVLPLCASVFKLTSAIYWVVGALFVAKLYGIDLPFSSIALVAASSVVLNFSTPGIPSGGMLLQVPLYTSIGLPVEGIGILIALDTLPDMFKTLLNVTADMLVAVMTVPAGELSARAESLVSL